The genome window GACCGCCTGCTACCCATTGACACGCTGACGACCCACTACCTCGACCCAAGCGGCCAGGTCCTGCTCTATGTCGCCCTCTCCTGGGATGTGTGCTCAACGGTTCGTCGAACCGCGGCAAACTGCGGTCGCAAGCCCGCAGACCTCCTCGGCCGCACCATTGTGGCGGCCTTGGAACAGGACAGAAACCATCGAGCTCGCCAACTCGCAGCACAGATAGAGGGCCTTCCTGCCCATCACGGCCTTGAGTGGCTGGTTCGTGAGTCTTTGAGTGGATTTGCTGTCGCCTGATGGTGTGGCGGCGGGGCGGAATCCGCCGGCCCACGGTTGTTGATCTGGTGATGTGTTCGGGTGAGTGAACGCAAGCCGTACCCGAGTGACTTATCGGACGAGCAGTGGTCGTTGATCGAGCCGGTGATCACCGCGTGGAAGGACCGGCACCGCTCGGTCAGCGGCCACCAGGGCGTCTACGACATGCGGGAGATCGTGAACGCGATCCTCTACCAGGGGCGAACCGGCTGCCAGTGGGCCTATCTCCCGCACGACCTGCCGCAGAAGAGCGCGACGTACTACTACTTCGCCGCCTGGCGGGACGACGGAACCGACCAGGTCATCCATGAACTCCTGCGCTGCCAGGTCCGTGAACGCGCCCGCCGATTAGAGGACCCGACCTTGGTGGTCCTGGACACCCAGAGTGTCCATGTGGCCGCCGGGGTCCCCGCCACCACGAGTGGCCACGATCCGGCCAAGCGGGTGCCCGGCCGCAAACGCGGCCTGGCCGTGGACGTCCTCGGCCTGGTCATCGCAGTCGTCGTCCTCGCCGCGAACACCCACGACAACGCCGCGGGCATCATCCTGCTGGACCAGGTCGCCGAGCACGCCGGCGGAACCGTCCGCAAAGCCCTGGTCGACCAGGGCTTCAAGAACCAGGTCGTCATGCATGGCGCCGGCCTGGGAATTGATGTCGAGATCGTCGCGCGCAACCCGCAGGACAAGGGGTTCGTGCCGCAGCCGAAGCGGTGGAGGGTCGAGCAGACCTACGGGATCCTGATACTGCACCGGCGCCTGGTCCGCGACTACGAGCACCGCCCCTCCTCCTCCGCCTCCCGCGTCTACTGGGCGATGACCCACGTCATGACCCGACGCCTCACCGGCGCGAGCGCCCCCTCCTGGCGCGCGGCGCAGGCGGTGGCAGCGTGAACATCCGGCCCCTGCTCGATGCCCTGGACCTCCAGGAAGAAGCCGCCCGGGCCCTGGCCGACGACCTCCGCGCACAGATCGACGACCTGCAGACCCGGTTGCGGGAGGCCGAGACGCACCTGGAGCACCTCACGATCACCCGCAAGACCGTCATCGGCCTCGCCGACCGGCTCCCCGCGTCCGCGCCGGACCTGCCCGAGCACCCGGACTACCCCCGCATCCTCGCCACCTTCAACCACGCGACCGGGCCGCTACGGGCCAAGGACGTCTGCGCAGCCCTCGGCCACGAACTGCTGCCGAAGAACGTCGAAGGCACCCGCGCCAAGCTGAAACGCCTGGTCAAACTCGGGATCCTCACCGAGGCCGACACCGGCAACTTCGCCAGGAAGCAATAGCCAGCAGAACTTCCACCAGCGTCCTTGCTCCCACCTCAGCCAGAAACGGACATCGCCTTACGAACCGCCCACTAAGGCAATCTTCTGGTGTTCAGTCCGTTTGAAGCTTCCCCGTCATCTTGGACACTCGATGCTTACGCTGCGAGGGCGCGTCCTTGCTCGTCTCGCTGTCGGGTCTCCAACGGGGTGAGGTAACCCCAGACCGGATGCCTGCGCAGACGCTTGCGGTTATAGAAGGTCTCGATGAAGGCGAAGATCTCCGCGCGGGCACTGGCCCGGTCGGGCCAGCGGCGGGTTCCGATCTCCTCCTTCAGTGCGAAGAACGACTCGGCGGCGGCGTCGAAGCACGAGCCGGTGCGGCCCATGCTCTGCCGCAGCCCCAACTGGCCTATCTCACGGCGGAGGTCTCCTCTGGAACCTCATGTCCCAGTCTCCAGGTGTCCATGATCAAGGGGAAGGTTCAGTTTTCCGAGACGGACGGGCGGTACGGACTGGGGCGCGTGGCACCCCGTTCACGAGCGCGCACATGAGAGGGATGCGGTGACGCGATGATCAGCGTGGGTGCGGTTGTTGCCCGCTGGGAGACCCCGACCAAGATCTTCTGCCGGATTTCCCCAAACGATCTCCAGAAGCCCGTCAGGGGCCTGATCCGCTGACTGAATCAGGCCCCTGACCTGGTACTCCCCTGTCTGGGTGATTTTCCCCGCGATCTCTTCGTCCCCAGCGAAGAAGCCGTGGGCCGTCTCTCGCCGGCCCGGGTGGTCAGTGGCTCGCTTGCTGGGCAAGTGCTCGCCTATGCTGACGGTTGTCTTTGCGGAGGTTGGTGGACACGAACCGGGACAACGCCCAGCGCCAGGTGCGGTTGAGCTTCCTCGGGTGAGCTTCGCCCCGGCTTTGGGGCGCCCGGGGTGAGAAGGGCACGTGTCGACTACGTGCAGTGGGGGACTCGGGGTGCGCAGGCAAAGATCCGCACCAGCCGCGGTGCGCCGCGGCTGGTGCGGATAGCGCCTGCGTAGTCGACCGGAGGAGCCGATGACCGTCGAAACCCCCTGTCCGCCCCTTCCCGCCCCCGCGTGGACCCCGCCGGGTGTCTACGAGCCGCAGGAGGACACCTGGCTGCTGACGCGTGCGCTGCGTCGGGAAGAGATCAGCCCCGGGGCGGACGTCCTCGACCTGGGCACCGGCAGCGGCGCCCTGGCCCTGGAGGCCGCACGGCTCGGCGCGCGTGTCACCGCCATCGACATCTCCTGGCGGGCGGTGCTGGCGACCCGGGTGAACGCGCTGCTCAGCGGGCAGCACATCAGCGTGCGCCGCGGCGACCTCACGGCGGCCGTGCCCGGACGCCGCTTCGACCTGGTGGTCAGCAATCCGCCGTACGTGCCCTCACCCGTTGCCGGAAGCCCCCGGGGCTCCGCCCGCGCCTGGGACGCCGGCTGGGACGGGCGGCTGCTTCTGGACCGCATCTGTGATGCCGCGCCCGGGCACCTGCGCCCCCACGGAGTGCTCCTCATGGTGCACTCCGCGCTGTCCGGGGTGGACGAGACCCTGGACCGACTCACCTCGGCGGGGCTCAGCGCCCGGGTCACGGATTGCGTCCCCATTCCGTTCGGCCGGGTGCTGCGGTCCCGGCTGGCCTGGTTGCGGCAGCGGGGTCTGCCCGCCGACGACATGGTGGAAGAGCTGGTGGTGGTCCGTGCCGTACGAGAGTGAACGCGTGGTCCGCATCCGGGCCGATCGCGACGGCCCGCTGCTGGTCGAAGGCCCCGTGGAGGTCACCGGCCCCGACGGCGACACCGTCGTCAGCGGGCGGTTCGTGGTGGCGATCTGCACCTGCCGGCGCAGCCGCACCTATCCGTGGTGCGACACCAGCCATCGCCGCCGCGGGAAACCGACGGACGACCGGGAAACCCGGCCGAAGGAGATGCGGGACGACCGGGAAGCCGGGCGGAGGGAGATGCCGGGTGACCGGGAAGCCGGGCGGAGGGAGATGCCGGGTGACCGGGAAGCCGGGCGGAGGGAGATGCCGGAGGAGCCGCAAGGCGGGGTGCGGAAGGACTTCCGACGACCAGGACCGGGAACGGAAGGAGACGCGCGCGTGACGACCGGCCGACGTGAGCCACGCCAGTTCAGCCCGCCGCTGCCCCTGCCCAGGGGCCCCCTGTCGCACGGTGCGGTCAGCGCGCTGCGTGAGCGGGGCAGCCCGCTGTCGCTGGCCTCCCTCGCGGACAGCGACCCGTACGGCGAAGACCTCCAGCTGGCGTTGTACGTCCTGTACGAACTGCACTACCAGGGGTTCGACGGGGTCGATGACGACCATGAGTGGGACCCCGCCCTGCTCACCTTCCGCCGCGCCCTCGAGGACCGTTTCCTGGACGCTCTGCGTGCCGACGTCCCCGTCGACGCCGGCGCGCAGGAGGCCCTGGACGAACTCCAGGTCGAACCCGTCGGCGACGACGGCGGCAGCGTCACCCACTTCCTGCGGAACCAGGGCGAACTGCGCCACCTCAGGGAGTACGCGGCGCTGCGGTCGCTGTACCACCTCAAGGAGGCCGACCCGCATGCCTGGGTGATCCCCCGGCTGCACGGCAGGGCCAAGGCGGCCATGGTGGCCGTCGAGTTCGACGAGTTCGGGGCGGGACGGGCCGACGAGATCCACGCGGGCCTCTTCGCCGACCTGATGGAGGACCTGGGGCTCAACACGGCCTACGGGTACTACGTGGAGGCCGCGCCCGCGGAGATGCTCGCCACGGTCAACCTCATGTCCCTTCTCGGCCTGCACCGCAGCCTGCGCGGCGCGCTGACCGGCCATTTCGCGGCGGTCGAGGTCACCTCTTCCCCCGGCTCCCGCCGCCTTGCCGAGGCCATGCGCCGGGCGGGCGCGGGGGAGGCGGCCGCCCGCTTCTACGACGAGCACGTGGTGGCGGACGCCGTGCACGAACAGGTCGTACGTCATGACGTGATCGGCGGGCTGCTGGAGAGCGAGCCGGATCTGGAGGCGGACGTCGTGTTCGGGATCCGGGCCACCGGCTTCCTCGAGGACCGGCTCGGCGCGCTCCTCCTCAAGACGTGGCGCGGCGGGGACAGCGCCCTGCGCACGGGGGCACTGGCCGCCTGACGCGTCCGGCATCCCGCGGCGCGGACGGGGAACCCGCTCCGCGACAAGGACAGGGGCGCACAAGGAAACGGGCACATCGGGAAGGAGTCGTCATGACCGAACACCGAGATGAAGAAGAGTTCTACAAGCGTGACCGCCCGGCCCAACCGACGCTGGAGGAGGACCGGCCCCGCGGCGGGAAGGCCAAGGCGCCGGCGAAGAACCGCGGCTCCTGGAGCATGGTGGCGATCATCGTCGTGATCGTCCTGCTGATCGTCCTCGGCATCGCGCTCTTCCCCTGAGGACGGGCCGTGTGAAGGCAGGGGTGGCCGTCGGCGGCCCGAGGGCCGCGCAGGGCATGGAACGGTCGGTGAGAGGCGGGAGAAGGAGGCGTTTCCGTGAACCGGGACCGGTGCGAGGGGTCCGCCGACCACTCGGGGGAGGCACGGTGAAGGCGGAGCACCGGCCACCGCCCCCGTCCGCGGAATCCCAGGTCCGCCGTCCCGGGGAGCGGTTCGCCGACGCGGCGGACGGGCGGCTGCCCGTCCTGGACGGCGGCGGACGACTCCTGCGCAAGGCATTCCCCGAGCACTGGTCGTTCCTCCTCGGCGAGATCGCGCTCTACAGCCTGATCGTGCTGATCGTGACCGGCGTGTGGCTGACGCTCTTCTTCAAGCCGGCGATGCGCGAGGTCGTCTACCACGGGCCTTACGTGCCGCTGCGCGGGACGCTGGTGTCGGAGGCGTTCGACTCGACCCTGCACATCAGCTTCGAGGTGCGCGGTGGCCTGCTCATGCGGCAGATGCACCACTGGGCCGCGTTGGTGTTCGTCTCCGCGATCGGCCTGCATCTGCTGAGGATCTTCTTCACCGGCGCCTTCCGCAGGCCCCGGGAGATCAACTGGATCATCGGTGTCACGCTGTTCCTGATCGCCCTGGCCGAAGGCTTCGCGGGCTACTCGCTCCCTGACGACCTGCTCTCCGGCACGGGACTGCGCATCGCCCAGGGCATCATGTTGTCCCTTCCGGTCGTGGGGACCTACGTCAGCATGTTCGTGTTCGGGTCCCAGTACCCCGGCGAGGACATCGTGTCGCGCCTGTACCCCGTGCACGTTCTGCTGCTGCCCGGAGCACTGCTCGCCCTGGTCACCGTGCACCTGATCCTGGTCTTCCACCTGAAGCACACCCAGTGGCGCGGCCCGCGCGCGACCAACCGGAACGTCATCGGCAAGCCGCTCTTCCCGCAGTTCGCCGCGTCCTCCATCGGCCTGTCCCTCATGGTCTTCGGCGTCATCGCGATGCTCGGCTCAGTCGCCCAGATCAACCCGGTGTGGACCTACGGCCCCTACCGGCCGGACCAGGCGTCGACCGGCTCGCAGCCCGACTGGTACGTCGGCTTCCTGGAGGGATCGCTGCGGCTCATGCCGCGCTGGGAGACGACCGTCGCCGGCCACACGATCATGTGGAACGTGCTGCTGCCGGGGGTCGTCCTGCCGTTGCTGCTCTTCGCCGTCCTGTACGCCTACCCGTTCGCCGAGCAGCGGCTGACGGGGGAGCGGCACCGGGAACAGCACCTGTGCGACCGGCCGCGGGAACGCCCGGTGCGTACCGGGCTCGGCGTCGCCGGGATCACCTTCTACGGCGTCCTGCTACTGGCCGGCGGCAACGACATCGTGGCCGACACCTTCCAGATCTCGCTGAACTCTCTGACCTGGACCCTGCGCATCGCCCTCGTGGCGGCGCCCGTGGCAGCCTTCCTGCTCACCCGCCGACTGTGCCACGCCCTGCTGGAGGCGGAGCAGAAGCGCCTGGCTGAAGGCGAGGAGACCGGGGAGGTGCGGCAGACCGTGGAGGGCGGCTACCAGAGCGGCCACGAGCCGGTGACCGACTTCCGGCCGGGAGCGCCGAGGAAGCCGCTCAGCTCCCTCGAGCCGCGTACTGGAACACCATCCCGAGAACACCCCGGGCCAGCACCCCGAGGCCGATGAGGAGCAGCCACAGCCCGAAGACCACACCGGTCGCGGCGAGGGCGAAGCCGAGCGCCGTGACCACGGGCCACGGGCTGCCGGCCGGGAAGAACTCCAGCGGACCGGCCGCGTCCATCACCTCGGCGTCCTTGCGGTCCTGCGGGCGACGCCCCTTGCGCCGGTACTGCACGGCGCAGAAGAAGGCGACCAGGGCCGCCATCCCGAAGGCGATGCCCAGGCACGCGGTACCCGCCGGATCCCTCGACCAGGCACCGTAGAGGACGGCGGAGCCCGCGAAGAACACGGCGACGCCGCCGAAGAGCACGGCCTCGGTCTTCATCGCGCTCCCTCCTCCAGGGACTGCCGCAGGGCCTGGGGATGGTGCAGTTCGAAGGCGGGCGAGTCGGACCGCACCCGGGGCAGGGCCACGAAGTTGTGGCGCGGCGGCGGGCAGGACGTCGCCCACTCCAGCGAGCGGCCGTAACCCCAGGGGTCGTCTTCGGTGACCCGTTGGCCGTACCGCGCGGTGTGCCAGACGTTGTACAGGAACGGCAGCGTGGAGACGCCCAGCAGGAACGCGCCCGCGGACGAGAGTGTGTTCAGCAGGGTGAAGCCGTCGGCCGGCAGGTAGTCGGCGTAGCGGCGGGGCATGCCCTCCGTGCCCAGCCAGTGCTGTACCAGGAAGGTGAGCTGGAAGGCGGGGAACAGCAGCCAGAAGTGCAGTTTGCCGAGGCGCTCGTCCAGCATCTTCCCGGTGAACTTCGGCCACCAGAAGTAGAAGCCCGCGAACATCGCGAACACCACGGTGCCGAAGAGGACGTAGTGCAGGTGCGCAACGACGAAGTACGAGTCGGTGACATGGAAGTCGATCGGCGGCGACGCGAGGAGCACACCGCTCAGGCCACCCAGCAGGAACGTCACCAGGAAGCCGAGCGACCACAGCATCGGTGTCTCGAACGACAGCGATCCTCGGTGCATCGTGCCGATCCACGCGAAGAACTTGATCCCCGTCGGGACCGCGATCAGGAACGACATCAGGGAGAAGAACGGCAGCAGCACGGCACCCGTGGTGAACATGTGGTGCGCCCACACCACCGCGGAGAGCATGGTGATCGCGGTCGTCGCGCCGATCATCGGCAGATAACCGAACAGCGGCTTGCGCGAGAACACCGGGAGGATCTCCGAGATCACCCCGAAGAACGGCAACGCGACGATGTACACCTCCGGGTGCCCGAAGAACCAGAACAGGTGCTGCCACAGGATGGCGCCGCCGTTCGTCGCGTCGAAGACGTGTGCCCCGAACTTGCGGTCGGCCTCCAGCGCCAGCAGCGCGGCCGTGAGCACGGGGAATGCGGGCAGCACCAGGATCGACGTGAACAGGACGTTCCAGGTGAAGATCGGCATCCGGAACATCGTCATGCCCGGGGCCCGCAGACACATGATCGTGGCGATGAAGTTGACCGCGCCGAGTGTCGTCGACACACCCGTCACCACCAGGCCCATCGTCCACAGATCGCCGCCGGCGCCGGGCGTGCGGTAAGCACTGTTCAGCGGAGCGTAGGCGAACCAGCCGAACGAGGCGGCCCCGGAGGGCGTCAGGAACCCGGACACCACCATCAGGCCGCCGAACAGGTACATCCAGTACGACAGGGCGTTCAGGCGCGGGAACGCCACGTCCGGGGCACCGATCTGCAGCGGCATCACCGCGTTGGCGAATCCGGCGAATATGGGCGTCGCGAAGAGCAGCATCATCACCGTGCCGTGCACCGTGAAGAGCTGGTTGTAGAAGTCCTCGGACATGAACTGCAGGCCGGGACGGGCCAGCTCGGCCCGCATCGCCATCGCCAGCAGACCGGCGAGGAGGAAGAAGCAGAACGCGGTGACCATGTACAGACGACCGATCACCTTGTGGTCGGTCGTCGTCATCCAGTTCAGCACCGTGCGGCCGAGAGGGGAGGAGGCGGTGGCCTTCCGCCGGAGGTCCCCGGTGTATTCCGACAGTTCTGTCATCGTCCTCCTCCACGCGCCGTCGCCCGCGGTGTCACACCCGGCGCACGGGCCGGACGGCACGCGGGCGCATCGCGGGTGCCCCGGTTCTGCCCGGGAAAACCGGTCGGGAGGAGGAAGAGACCACCGCCGCGCGGCCCGCGCTTGAAGCCGGTCCGTCGCCCCGGTTCCGCCGCCGTCGCAGGCGCCCGCGAGCGGAGGGTTCATTTCCGGCATCGGGGTACCCGGAGAAAATGCTGACGATCTCTCTTCAACTAGCCGCTTCCGATGCCGCCTGGGGCGTGCTCGGCGCCTTCGTCGGCGGTCTCCTCATCGCGGGAGCCCTGGTGTGGGCCGTCCGGCTCGGCATCAGGGTGCGACGCCGGGAACCGTCGCCGCCGCGTCCCTCCGACCAGCCGACCCGGCCGACCTCCGGACCCGTCATGGAGTCCCGGGAGGTCAGGGAGCCGAACGAGGTTCCGCGTGCGCAGGACGAGAGCGAGCGTCTCACCCCGCACGAGGTCCAGGCCTCGGGCACCCGGCGCAGCGGGCAGCAGAAACGCCCGCGCTGGAACTCCGGCTCCAGTGGTTCCTTCGGCAGCGGGGGCTCCGGCGCCACCTGACCGGAGGTGGCCCGTCCCGGCGGACCGCGCCGCAGCCGTGCAGGACCGCGCCCACCGGGTACTCGGCGCCTGAGCGGCGGGGACCGGAACCGCCGTCCCGGGGAAGCCCTGGGGAGACCTGGGAGACCTGTGGAGAAGGGACACGTCATGGCCCAGCATGTACGCGACATCATGACCGCCGAGCCCGTCAAGGTCGAACCGCAGACCTCGCTGGCGACGGTGGCGCAGATCATGCGCGATCGGGACATCGGAGCCGTCCTCGTCACCGAGGAGGACCATCTGCGTGGACTGGTCACCGACCGCGACCTCGTGGTGCGCGCGCTCGCGGAGGGAGCCGACCCGCAGGAGACGACGGTGGCCCGCGCGTGCAGTGAAGAGCTGGTCACCCTGACCCCCGACGAGGACCTGGACCGTGCGGTTCAGGTGATGCGCGAGCACCACATCCGCCGTGTCCCCGTCGTCGAGGGCGGAGAGCCGGTGGGGATCATCTCCCTCGGCGACCTGGCCGTGGAGCGCCAGCCGGAGTCGGCGCTCGGCGACATCAGCGCGGCGGAGCCCAACGTCTAGGACACCATGTGCGGGAGGATCCGGGGCCGGGCATCAGCCCGGCCCCGCTGCCGCGTGTACGGCCGACGCGGTGCTCGGCGGCGTCAGGGGCGCGGACGCCCCGACTGTTCGGCGCGCTCGGCGTCCCGCTTCTTGATGCGCGCGGCCTCCTTGCGGACCTCGGCCTGGGTGGCGCGCTCCTTCTCCAGCCACTCGGGACGGTCCTTCTTCAGCGCCTTGATCTGCTCCGTGGTGAGCGCCTCGGTGACTCCGCCGCGTGCGAGGCCGGCGATGGAGACGCCCAGCTTCGCCGCGACCACCGGG of Streptomyces cynarae contains these proteins:
- a CDS encoding IS5 family transposase, coding for MSERKPYPSDLSDEQWSLIEPVITAWKDRHRSVSGHQGVYDMREIVNAILYQGRTGCQWAYLPHDLPQKSATYYYFAAWRDDGTDQVIHELLRCQVRERARRLEDPTLVVLDTQSVHVAAGVPATTSGHDPAKRVPGRKRGLAVDVLGLVIAVVVLAANTHDNAAGIILLDQVAEHAGGTVRKALVDQGFKNQVVMHGAGLGIDVEIVARNPQDKGFVPQPKRWRVEQTYGILILHRRLVRDYEHRPSSSASRVYWAMTHVMTRRLTGASAPSWRAAQAVAA
- a CDS encoding IS3 family transposase; its protein translation is MGLRQSMGRTGSCFDAAAESFFALKEEIGTRRWPDRASARAEIFAFIETFYNRKRLRRHPVWGYLTPLETRQRDEQGRALAA
- a CDS encoding HemK2/MTQ2 family protein methyltransferase, with the protein product MTVETPCPPLPAPAWTPPGVYEPQEDTWLLTRALRREEISPGADVLDLGTGSGALALEAARLGARVTAIDISWRAVLATRVNALLSGQHISVRRGDLTAAVPGRRFDLVVSNPPYVPSPVAGSPRGSARAWDAGWDGRLLLDRICDAAPGHLRPHGVLLMVHSALSGVDETLDRLTSAGLSARVTDCVPIPFGRVLRSRLAWLRQRGLPADDMVEELVVVRAVRE
- a CDS encoding iron-containing redox enzyme family protein yields the protein MTTGRREPRQFSPPLPLPRGPLSHGAVSALRERGSPLSLASLADSDPYGEDLQLALYVLYELHYQGFDGVDDDHEWDPALLTFRRALEDRFLDALRADVPVDAGAQEALDELQVEPVGDDGGSVTHFLRNQGELRHLREYAALRSLYHLKEADPHAWVIPRLHGRAKAAMVAVEFDEFGAGRADEIHAGLFADLMEDLGLNTAYGYYVEAAPAEMLATVNLMSLLGLHRSLRGALTGHFAAVEVTSSPGSRRLAEAMRRAGAGEAAARFYDEHVVADAVHEQVVRHDVIGGLLESEPDLEADVVFGIRATGFLEDRLGALLLKTWRGGDSALRTGALAA
- the qcrB gene encoding cytochrome bc1 complex cytochrome b subunit, which codes for MKAEHRPPPPSAESQVRRPGERFADAADGRLPVLDGGGRLLRKAFPEHWSFLLGEIALYSLIVLIVTGVWLTLFFKPAMREVVYHGPYVPLRGTLVSEAFDSTLHISFEVRGGLLMRQMHHWAALVFVSAIGLHLLRIFFTGAFRRPREINWIIGVTLFLIALAEGFAGYSLPDDLLSGTGLRIAQGIMLSLPVVGTYVSMFVFGSQYPGEDIVSRLYPVHVLLLPGALLALVTVHLILVFHLKHTQWRGPRATNRNVIGKPLFPQFAASSIGLSLMVFGVIAMLGSVAQINPVWTYGPYRPDQASTGSQPDWYVGFLEGSLRLMPRWETTVAGHTIMWNVLLPGVVLPLLLFAVLYAYPFAEQRLTGERHREQHLCDRPRERPVRTGLGVAGITFYGVLLLAGGNDIVADTFQISLNSLTWTLRIALVAAPVAAFLLTRRLCHALLEAEQKRLAEGEETGEVRQTVEGGYQSGHEPVTDFRPGAPRKPLSSLEPRTGTPSREHPGPAPRGR
- the ctaF gene encoding cytochrome c oxidase subunit 4; amino-acid sequence: MKTEAVLFGGVAVFFAGSAVLYGAWSRDPAGTACLGIAFGMAALVAFFCAVQYRRKGRRPQDRKDAEVMDAAGPLEFFPAGSPWPVVTALGFALAATGVVFGLWLLLIGLGVLARGVLGMVFQYAARGS
- the ctaD gene encoding aa3-type cytochrome oxidase subunit I — protein: MTELSEYTGDLRRKATASSPLGRTVLNWMTTTDHKVIGRLYMVTAFCFFLLAGLLAMAMRAELARPGLQFMSEDFYNQLFTVHGTVMMLLFATPIFAGFANAVMPLQIGAPDVAFPRLNALSYWMYLFGGLMVVSGFLTPSGAASFGWFAYAPLNSAYRTPGAGGDLWTMGLVVTGVSTTLGAVNFIATIMCLRAPGMTMFRMPIFTWNVLFTSILVLPAFPVLTAALLALEADRKFGAHVFDATNGGAILWQHLFWFFGHPEVYIVALPFFGVISEILPVFSRKPLFGYLPMIGATTAITMLSAVVWAHHMFTTGAVLLPFFSLMSFLIAVPTGIKFFAWIGTMHRGSLSFETPMLWSLGFLVTFLLGGLSGVLLASPPIDFHVTDSYFVVAHLHYVLFGTVVFAMFAGFYFWWPKFTGKMLDERLGKLHFWLLFPAFQLTFLVQHWLGTEGMPRRYADYLPADGFTLLNTLSSAGAFLLGVSTLPFLYNVWHTARYGQRVTEDDPWGYGRSLEWATSCPPPRHNFVALPRVRSDSPAFELHHPQALRQSLEEGAR
- a CDS encoding DUF6479 family protein, whose protein sequence is MLTISLQLAASDAAWGVLGAFVGGLLIAGALVWAVRLGIRVRRREPSPPRPSDQPTRPTSGPVMESREVREPNEVPRAQDESERLTPHEVQASGTRRSGQQKRPRWNSGSSGSFGSGGSGAT
- a CDS encoding CBS domain-containing protein, which gives rise to MAQHVRDIMTAEPVKVEPQTSLATVAQIMRDRDIGAVLVTEEDHLRGLVTDRDLVVRALAEGADPQETTVARACSEELVTLTPDEDLDRAVQVMREHHIRRVPVVEGGEPVGIISLGDLAVERQPESALGDISAAEPNV
- a CDS encoding DUF5997 family protein, encoding MKSQQTTQTMKPATAAKKLGVYLPATPAEFQEGAVSRAELNELQANPPEWLRELRRNGPHPRPVVAAKLGVSIAGLARGGVTEALTTEQIKALKKDRPEWLEKERATQAEVRKEAARIKKRDAERAEQSGRPRP